The Mastomys coucha isolate ucsf_1 unplaced genomic scaffold, UCSF_Mcou_1 pScaffold13, whole genome shotgun sequence genome has a window encoding:
- the Siglec15 gene encoding sialic acid-binding Ig-like lectin 15, translating to MAGSFQLLACLACVLQMGSLVKSTRDALENVLNTEAHNDPAQRWSMQVPAEVSAEAGNAAVLPCTFTHPHRHYDGALTAIWRSGEPFAGPQVFRCTAAPGSELCQTALSLHGRFRLLGNPRRNDLSLRVERLALADGGRYFCRVEFTGNAHDRYESRHGVRLRVTAAPRIVNISVLPGPAHAFRALCTAEGEPPPALAWSGPTLGNSSAAGQGQGHGYQVTAELPALTRDGRYTCTAANNLGRAEASVYLFRFHGAPGASTLALLLGALGLKALLLLGILGARATRRRLDHLVAQDTAPRAQAQESNYENLNQVHPPGQQLPRVCCEELLRHHHPVIHHEK from the exons ATGGCGGGGTCCTTCCAACTCCTGGCCTGCTTGGCGTGTGTGCTCCAGATGG GATCACTTGTGAAAAGTACAAGAGACGCTTTGGAGAATGTGCTCAACACAGAGGCGCACA ACGATCCGGCGCAGCGCTGGTCCATGCAGGTGCCCGCGGAGGTGAGCGCCGAGGCTGGCAACGCGGCGGTGCTGCCCTGCACCTTCACGCACCCGCACCGCCACTACGACGGGGCGCTGACGGCCATCTGGCGCTCGGGCGAGCCGTTCGCGGGCCCGCAGGTGTTCCGCTGCACCGCGGCGCCGGGCAGCGAGCTGTGCCAGACGGCGCTGAGCCTGCACGGCCGCTTCCGCCTGCTGGGCAACCCGCGCCGCAACGACCTGTCCCTGCGCGTCGAGCGCCTCGCCCTGGCGGACGGCGGCCGCTACTTCTGCCGCGTGGAGTTCACCGGCAACGCCCACGATCGCTACGAGAGCCGCCACGGGGTCCGGCTGCGCGTGACTG CTGCGCCGCGGATCGTCAACATCTCCGTGCTGCCCGGCCCCGCGCACGCCTTCCGCGCGCTCTGCACCGCCGAGGGGGAGCCCCCGCCCGCCCTCGCCTGGTCGGGCCCCACCCTGGGCAACAGCTCGGCTGCGGGGCAGGGCCAAGGTCACGGCTACCAGGTGACCGCCGAGCTGCCCGCGCTGACCCGCGATGGCCGCTACACGTGCACGGCAGCCAATAACCTGGGCCGCGCCGAGGCCAGCGTCTACTTGTTCCGCTTCCACGGTGCTCCCGGAGCCTCGACCCTGGCGCTCCTGCTGGGCGCGCTGGGCCTCAAGGCCTTGCTGCTGCTCGGCATTCTGGGTGCTCGTGCCACCCGCCGCCGACTAG ATCACCTGGTCGCCCAGGACACCGCTCCGCG GGCTCAGGCTCAGGAGTCCAATTATGAAAATTTGAACCAGGTGCATCCCCCGGGCCAGCAGCTGCCACGTGTTTGCTGTGAGGAACTCCTTAGGCACCACCATCCAGTCATTCACCATGAAAAATAA